The Microbispora sp. ZYX-F-249 DNA segment CTACCTGATCTCGCTGGTGCTGATCATCCTCGGCCTGATGATCTGGCTCCAGCCCGACAAACGCGCCTTCCTCGGCGTGGTCGCCGTACTGATCTCGATCGCGTCGTTCGTCTACGCCAACCTCGGCGGCTTCCTGATCGGCATGCTGCTCGGCCTGGTCGGCGGGGCGCTCGCGGTCGCCTGGACGCCCGCGGAGACCCCCGCCGAGACCACCGCGGAGACCCCCGTGGCCGATTCGGCGCCCATCCTGCCCGCCGCGCCGCCGGGGCCGTCGGCGGGTGAGATCACCATCACCGAGCGCCGGGTGGTCAGCGGCGACGAGCGGCTGGAGGCCACCCGGCCCCAGCGGCCGGCGGCCGAGCCCCCGGGCGAGAGCCCGCGCGTCCTGGTGGCCCGCGTCCGCGACGGGTCCGTGTCCGGGCCGGAGGAGGAGAGCCCTGACGACGACCCTCACGGCGGCCCTGACGACGGTCCTGACGACGGGGGCGTGCGCCCGGACGGCGGCGGACGCGGGGACGGGGGCCCGGGCCCGGCGACGAGGGCGCTGGCCATCGCCGTGCTTCCCGCCATCCTGGCGGCCGGAACGGTCATGACGCCGAAGGACCCCGGTCCGGACGGGCAGGGCGGCTCCCTCCTGCCCGGCGTCGTCCCGAGCGCCGTTCCCGGCGGCCTGTCCGACGCCCTCGGCGGCGTCCTGCCCAGCGCGGTCCCCACGGCCCTGCCCACGACTCTGCCCACGGCCCTGCCCACGAGTCTGCAGGACGCCGTGGGCTCCCTCACCGGCAGGAGGAGCCCCTCGCCGACGCCCGGGCGGGACGGCGAGGACGAGCCGGGGGACTCTCCCACGCAGGGGGGCGGCGCGCCGGGGGCGGTGCGGGTCGCGACCGAGACGGCCGCCGTCCGCGCCCCCTCGCTGACCATGACCGGGATGAAGTTCACCGGCGTGGTCGAGATGCCCACCGCGACCGGCACCGTCAAGATGCTCCGCTTCACCATGGACAAGGCCGTGCTGGAGCGGCCCACCCAGACGATGGGCCCGACGACGCTGACCGGCAGCACGTTCACCTTCGAGGGCAACGTGGTGATCTGCACGACGAAGATGACCGCCAAACTCCTCGGCCTGCCCCAGGAGTTCACGGCGGAGCACCCGAACCTCCTGGTCAAAGCGCTCAGGCTGGTGCCGTCCCTGAACGTCCCGCTGACGATGACCGACATCGTGAGCGAGCAGCCGTACGTCACGGCCGACACGCTGCGCGCCGACGACCTGCGCCTCGTGGTCGGCGCCTGATTCAACGGCGCCTGATTCAACGGCGCCTGACTCAACGCTGCCGCAGCAGCCGCAGGGCCTTCTCCTTCTCGAAGTCCAGCGCCCGGCGCGGCGCCTGGATGCGCCCGATGCGCACGCCGAGGTCGCGTACGGCCTGGGCCACCGCGGGCTCGGACAGCGCCCGGAGCGCGAAGGCCAGCTCGGCCGGCGAGACGTCGAACCGGCGCTCCAGCTCCATCGCCTGGCGCACCGCCTCCAGTTCGTCGGGCCCGAAGCGCCGATGGGCGCCCCTGTCCCGTACGGGCGGCAGCAGGCCGAGGGCCTCCCGGTAGCGCAGCATCCGGGGGGACATGCCGAGCCGCCTGGCCGCCTCGGTGATGCGCATCGTGCCTCCGGTCCCCGTTCCTGGGTCCACGCTAGACAGTCCGGCGGCCCTCCGGCACCCGTCGGCGACGGAATCTCACATTCTTGTGTCAGGTTCGCACGCCTCCGTATGCGTCGGCGCGTCCGCGACGCCTAAACTCGCACCGACGGACAATGGAGGAGACACTCATGGACTTCAAGGTCGCCGACCTTTCGCTGGCGGAATTCGGCCGCAAAGAGATCCGCCTCGCGGAGCACGAGATGCCGGGCCTCATGGCGACCCGCAAGGAGTACGCCGCGGCGCAGCCGCTGCGCGGCGCGAAGATCATGGGATCGCTGCACATGACGATCCAGACCGCCGTACTGATCGAGACGCTGGTCGCGCTCGGCGCCGACGTCCGCTGGGTGAGCTGCAACATCTTCTCCACGCAGGACCACGCCGCCGCCGCGGTCGTCGTCGGCCCGGACGGCACGGTGGACAACCCCTCCGGCGTCCCGGTCTTCGCCTGGAAGGGCGAGACGCTGGAGGAGTACTGGTGGTGCACCGAGCAGGCCCTCCGCTGGCCCGACGGCTCCGGCCCCAACATGATCCTCGACGACGGTGGCGACGCCACGCTGCTCGTCCACAAGGGTGTGGAGTTCGAGAAGGCCGGCGCCGTGCCGGTCGCCGGTGAGGACGACCCCGAGGAGTGGGCGGTCATCCTCGACACGCTCCGCCGCACGGTCTCCGAGGACAAGTGGTGGACCCGCGTGGCCGAGGAGATCAAGGGCGTCACCGAGGAGACCACGACCGGTGTGCACCGGCTGTACGAGATGCACAAGTCCGGCACGCTCCTGTTCCCGGCGATCAACGTCAACGACTCGGTGACCAAGTCGAAGTTCGACAACAAGTACGGCTGCCGCCACTCGGTGATCGACGGCCTCAACCGCGCCACCGACGTGCTGATCGGCGGCAAGGTGGCCGTGGTCTGCGGCTACGGCGACGTGGGCAAGGGCTGCGCCGACGCGCTGCGCGGTCAGGGCGCCCGGGTCATCGTCACCGAGATCGACCCGATCTGCGCGCTCCAGGCCGCCATGGACGGCTTCCAGGTCACCACCCTGGAGGAGGTCGTCGGCATCGCGGACATCTTCGTC contains these protein-coding regions:
- a CDS encoding DUF6114 domain-containing protein; translation: MSGSWRRSRPFWGGLLVLAAGLELLSIPFATQALPLVIQSGTIGATYLISLVLIILGLMIWLQPDKRAFLGVVAVLISIASFVYANLGGFLIGMLLGLVGGALAVAWTPAETPAETTAETPVADSAPILPAAPPGPSAGEITITERRVVSGDERLEATRPQRPAAEPPGESPRVLVARVRDGSVSGPEEESPDDDPHGGPDDGPDDGGVRPDGGGRGDGGPGPATRALAIAVLPAILAAGTVMTPKDPGPDGQGGSLLPGVVPSAVPGGLSDALGGVLPSAVPTALPTTLPTALPTSLQDAVGSLTGRRSPSPTPGRDGEDEPGDSPTQGGGAPGAVRVATETAAVRAPSLTMTGMKFTGVVEMPTATGTVKMLRFTMDKAVLERPTQTMGPTTLTGSTFTFEGNVVICTTKMTAKLLGLPQEFTAEHPNLLVKALRLVPSLNVPLTMTDIVSEQPYVTADTLRADDLRLVVGA
- a CDS encoding MerR family transcriptional regulator encodes the protein MRITEAARRLGMSPRMLRYREALGLLPPVRDRGAHRRFGPDELEAVRQAMELERRFDVSPAELAFALRALSEPAVAQAVRDLGVRIGRIQAPRRALDFEKEKALRLLRQR
- the ahcY gene encoding adenosylhomocysteinase, whose protein sequence is MDFKVADLSLAEFGRKEIRLAEHEMPGLMATRKEYAAAQPLRGAKIMGSLHMTIQTAVLIETLVALGADVRWVSCNIFSTQDHAAAAVVVGPDGTVDNPSGVPVFAWKGETLEEYWWCTEQALRWPDGSGPNMILDDGGDATLLVHKGVEFEKAGAVPVAGEDDPEEWAVILDTLRRTVSEDKWWTRVAEEIKGVTEETTTGVHRLYEMHKSGTLLFPAINVNDSVTKSKFDNKYGCRHSVIDGLNRATDVLIGGKVAVVCGYGDVGKGCADALRGQGARVIVTEIDPICALQAAMDGFQVTTLEEVVGIADIFVTCTGNYGIITAEHMSQMKHQAIVSNIGHFDNEIDMAGLTRIPGIKRINIKPQVDEWVFPDGHSIIVLAEGRLMNLGCATGHPSFVMSNSFTNQVIAQIELFTKTDEYPVGVYVLPKHLDEKVARLHLDALGVKLTTLSKKQAEYIGVDVEGPYKPDHYRY